A stretch of DNA from Coccidioides posadasii str. Silveira chromosome 1, complete sequence:
CCCGGCTGGTTGCAGTCCAGGGTGCCGTTCAATCCGACGGGTCAATTCCCATCTACCGACACCCTGCAGACGAGTCACCTCCACTGCTTCCCTTCACCGCGACCGTAGACGCGATTCGAGAAATCGTCGAAAAACACCTTGGACACCCGCTGAATCACGTTCTGATCCAGCTCTACCGCAGCGGAGAAGACCGGATTTCTGAGCATTCGGATAAAACCCTCGACATCGTCCGCGGCTCGTCCATCTGCAACGTCAGCCTCGGCGCCCAGAGAGTCATGACTCTGCGAACAAAGGCTTCCGCGACCCCGCGTTCAGAATCTGGAGATGCCGGTCGCCAGTCCCAGCGGGTTCCGCTGCCCCACAACTCTCTCTTCATCCTGGGTGAGACTTCCAACATGAAGTGGCTACATGGAATCCGCCAGGACAAGCGTCCGGAATCCACCAAAGGCCCCGAAGAACTGGCTTTCAATGGAGAACGGATCTCCCTGACCTTCCGGCATATCGgcaccttcatcaatccCGAGCTGGATACCATCTGGGGTCAAGGCGCGCGCTCCAAGACTCAAGACAACGCCGGGAAAATCATCCACGGAGAGGCGTCTGAGACAGAGCGACTGATTCATGCCTTTGGACAGGAGAACCAGCAGACGGTGTTTGACTGGGATGCGCACTACGGCGAAGGGTTCGATGTTGTCAACTTTGTCACAGTCACCAATTCAGCCAAGGTCGTTCTCACCGGCGATGAGGTTTCGAATCTCCAGGTTCTCCTGTGCCTTGTCGAAAATGGAATTCGTTATGACGTATTGCAATCCGCGAGTGACCTCCCGCCTTCAGTCCGAGAGACTCTCGATCCCTCACCTGGCGACGATGTACCGATATACCTCGACTCCGACGACAAAACCTACATTTCCGGAAGTATCAACATACTAACGCATATTGGCACCCATCGCCGGGCCCAGGATACCCCTGACCCAAGCATACCCATAAATGACTCTGGACCGCAGGACCGCCTGGAGCGTGCAGGCAGACTCCTCGACGCTTGGCGCACTATTGTTAGTTGTCCGCCATCTCCATCTACGGAGGATCTGTTGGCTTCTCTCGAGCCCCTCACACCACATCTTGACTTCGTTGCATCTTTCCTTCCGGCGGGCCAGACATATATATCTGCTCCAATCACCTTTGGAATCGACGACTGCGCGTTTTGGCCGGTGCTGCGGAGCATTGCGCTGGACGACAAGGGGAAGATGCTGCTGGATCGATACCCTGCGTTGGTAGGGTACTACGGGAAAGTAGGAAGGCGGGCCTGTGTGAAGAGCGTGTTGGAAGAGATGAAGGCCCATGTCTGATGGATATTTCTCTATACGCCTTATGAGTTATGATGTCTATGGGTGacggccttttttttttttctttttttttttaacacATATGAAGGGGTACAAGTGATTTTGGGGGGTGTCAAGTGAGGCCAGAAGAGTATGCTATATACGCATGACACGCAGCCGTGCCGCCTTTGCTCTAGGGATGACTTTTTGAATGGCCACGCTTGCTCACCGTACCCATCCACATCTCTTTCTATCTGTAAAGGACATGGAAAGGGAGGGGAGGGACGCGTCTTCAACTTCTAAATAATCTCTGAGGGTGCAGCCTTGGAGAAGGTAGGTTTGTTGTCGGGATTTCCCTTTCCAGCCTCGTAGCCTTGCCTTAACTATGAACCAAGAAGCCATTCAGTGAAATAAATCATCCAACAGCAATTTTTGATACTTTGAACTGAAAAATAACTCTCTTTCTGCCACCAAAAATGTCCATCACTAACGCTGAAACAACCGCTCTTAATATCACCGGTCGTTGGGCCTGTCAAAGCCAACTAAATTAATATGAGGGGAACAGTAATATGTGTCCTGGCTTGTTCAATATGCAACATCACTTTTTAATTGCCCTCCTTGCACTGTCTCGAGCGTAAACGAAGGTTCTGTCCCGTTGCCAACGAATGTACTGTACATCCATACGTCTCCCCCACGGAACGCACGGGGGCCCCGACATTCGAAGCTACGAATCGAGCTAAGAACATGCCATGAACGAGGAACAGAGCCGAAAGAGACCTCTTATCTCTCTGTCACTCAAACCGGTGACGAGCACGAATGGTTCAATGTGGACAGCGTACAGGGGGTCGTGTTGAGGTACGTCAGCGTGGCTTTCGGCTGGGCACCAGCGTTCCCCGCCAAATAGTTAATGATgacatatgtatgtatatggATACGGGCAGCCCATGGGAAATCTACGGAACTACAGAGCTAGAGGCTATTTTTCGCAAGCCGGCAGAGGCTTTATTGATGGCACTGACTGATGGACGCATGGAGATGATTCTGAGATGTCCACGACGACGGACGATCAGTGTCTCGGCAGATGGACAGGAGAGTCGGGTGGTGTCGGTGAAGATGCTTTGGGTGCTTGCTGATGGTGCACACCCCCCGGGGGGCGCTATCGATTTGTTGGATATTCCTTGTCAATACGGGTCCAGGGTCAGGAGATTGGGACGATCAAGGTTGAATTTGGGACCGGGGAAGTTGCGGAGTTCAAAGACATTAAGGCACAGGGAAGAGAAATGTGCGACAAAGAGACGGCACGGTAGGGGGGGttgagagatatatatatagagagagagagagagagagagagatacaCACACAGACAGGAGAGGGGATCGCTGATGAATGGGGATCCAGACCCTTGGGCGCAACCACGCAAGACCATTGCTCGCGGCGGTGGGACGACACGGCGCAATGCAGGGTTCACGACGAGGGAATCCCATGGATGCGTATGGCTAGGAAAGGGGAGGAAGGGGATGATCAACATTGAGAGACGGACAGGTTGAGGATGCGGGCAGCGTGCTGTCGTTCTGGAAGTGGACATTTGCAGCTGAGGGGGACGGAGTAGAGCGTTGCCCGCATCTGCCACTGGGGGAAGCTGGCTGCTTGTCGACAGGCGGTTCGAGGCGTTGGGCGGTGGACAATGAAGCGGTGTTTTTGTTTCACAAAGACTGACTGACGGAGCGCGAACTGGCTAATCAGTGTTGCTGGAATTTCAGCATATGGGGCACAGCCTCTGGCCATTGTTGGGAGAAGTCCAAATGATGACGCTGCACGCAGTGGCCTTGGGAAgcacacacagagagagagagagagggtaTGTGTGAAAGGCGAAGCCAGAAGATGCGCTGTTTACTCTACACTGATGATGATCGCGATGATGGAAGCTTTTGATGTGGTCTGATTTGGGGAgcgatacggagtacagcgTAATTGGTACTGGCTCGTACCGTATTGACAGGGCTTCGAGGGGTGTTTCTGCGTATTGGCATTCCTAGCGCATTACAGCTGTCGTGGGTGTGATTTGCGGCTGCGAAACGCAGAAACAGGCAATAGGAAATGAAACGATACGGCGGATACGGTAACGACGGGGATAGGCTGGCCGCATGGGAGGGCGGTTACGGCCGCTGACTGGCTGGAAGGGCTAATTAAACCGTACCGCCAAGGCGTAACAA
This window harbors:
- a CDS encoding uncharacterized protein (EggNog:ENOG410PJ37~COG:L~BUSCO:1920at33183), with the protein product MQPIVEDSAGKRLFWPEQSPAQPLQGRPVWAASGRAQSAEYSNIPQISTRRALLVLDLQNDFVSPDGALFVPNTPEFLARIPDLASHFRSSGKVIWVQTLFTRPRDIFSPAAGGDVALVSSDSSSDPEAFLAEHQQHANPCCLPDSAGAQFPPAILSAIDSRADTVLVKSDYSALQSPNVLLSFRSQFITEIYICGALSNVSVYATALDAVRNGFTVTLVEDCLGFRRFSKHRDARRRMTELLGVYTVSSAELLREGKGEGEMGPLRPDLPAETTTTTTKEGIAPSQTIEVDDAEPPSPLLSRALRRLRTDEGDDAHINVDQNQNQSQNQDRNPPRSYRHTTRARPARRQRTSVVPTLGPGDTIGSGDSKVIYDLPLPEDSFRKLRDEVNWQKMYHMSGQVPRLVAVQGAVQSDGSIPIYRHPADESPPLLPFTATVDAIREIVEKHLGHPLNHVLIQLYRSGEDRISEHSDKTLDIVRGSSICNVSLGAQRVMTLRTKASATPRSESGDAGRQSQRVPLPHNSLFILGETSNMKWLHGIRQDKRPESTKGPEELAFNGERISLTFRHIGTFINPELDTIWGQGARSKTQDNAGKIIHGEASETERLIHAFGQENQQTVFDWDAHYGEGFDVVNFVTVTNSAKVVLTGDEVSNLQVLLCLVENGIRYDVLQSASDLPPSVRETLDPSPGDDVPIYLDSDDKTYISGSINILTHIGTHRRAQDTPDPSIPINDSGPQDRLERAGRLLDAWRTIVSCPPSPSTEDLLASLEPLTPHLDFVASFLPAGQTYISAPITFGIDDCAFWPVLRSIALDDKGKMLLDRYPALVGYYGKVGRRACVKSVLEEMKAHV